TACCTCGAGAACCGGACGTTCCCACCTTCCGACGACTTCCGGGGCCGTGCGCTCGTCACCGACCGGGCCCTGCACCAGGAGGCCGACGCCGACTGGCTGTCGTTCTGGGACAGGCAGGCCCGCACGCTCGACTGGTTCGAACCGTGGTCGGAGGTCCTCGAATGGGACCTGCCGTTCTCGAAGTGGTTCGTCGGCGGGAAGCTGAACGTGGCCCACAACTGCCTCGACCGCCACGTGGCCGACGGCCTCGGGGACCGGGTGGCGTACTTCTGGGAGGGGGAGCCGGGGGACACCCGCACAATCACCTACGCCGAGCTGCTGCGCGAGGTGTGCCGCTTCGCCAACGTCCTCAAGTCGCTGGGCGTGCGGCGCGGGGACCGGGTGGCCGTCTACATGCCGATGATCCCGGAGCTGCCGGTGACGATGCTGGCGTGCGCCCGGATCGGGGCCGCCCACTCGGTCGTGTTCGGCGGGTTCTCGGCCGACGCCCTGCGCGGGCGGATCAACGACGCCGAGGCCAAGGTGGTCGTGACGGCCGACGGGGGGTTCCGGAGAGGGGCCGCTTCCCCCTTGAAGCCCAACGTGGACGTGGCGCTGGCCGAGACGCCCACCGTCGAGTCGGTCGTGGTGGTGTGCCGGACCCGGCAGGACGTGCAGATGGTCGACGGCCGCGACCACTGGTGGCACGACCTCATGGAGGCGCCCCCCGACGAGTGCCCGGCCGAGCCCCTCGACTCCGAGGAGCTGTTGTACCTCCTCTACACGTCGGGCACCACCGCCCGGCCCAAGGGCATCATGCACACGACGGGCGGATACCTCACCCACGTCAGCGTCACCCATCGCTACGTGTTCGACCTCCACCCCGAAGTCGACGTGTACTGGTGCGCCGCCGACATCGGATGGGTGACCGGCCACAGCTACATCGTCTACGGCCCGCTGGCCAACGCCGCCACCAGCGTCATGTACGAGGGCACGCCCGACTACCCGGACAAGGACCGCTGGTGGGACATGATCGAGCGCTACGGGGTGTCGATCCTGTACTGCGCCCCGACGGCCATCCGCACCTTCATGAAATGGGGGACCGAGTACCCCGACCGCCACGACCTGTCGAGCCTGCGCGTGCTCGGCTCGGTCGGTGAGCCGATCAACCCCGAGGCGTGGGTCTGGTACTGGCAGAACATCGGTGGGGGCCGCTGCCCGGTCGTCGACACGTGGTGGCAGACCGAGACGGGCGGGATCATTATCTCCCCGCTGCCCGGAGCGACCGTGCTCAAGCCCGGCTCGGCCACCTTCCCGTTGCCGGGAATGGAGGCGGAGGTCGTCGACGACGACGGCAACCGGGTCGAGAAGGGCGGCGGGTACCTGACGCTCACCCGGCCGTGGCCGGGGATGCTCCGGGGCATCTACGGGGACCCCGAGCGCTACCGGGAGACGTACTGGAGCCGGTTCCCGGGCCGGTACTTCGCGGGGGACGGGGCCAAGCTCGACGACGAGGGCTACTTCTGGCTCCTCGGCCGCGTCGACGACGTGATGAACGTGTCCGGCCACCGGGTGTCGACGACCGAGGTGGAGTCGGCTCTGGTCGACCATCCGACGGTCGCCGAGGCGGCGGTGGTGGGCGCCAACGACGCCACCACCGGGCAGGCCATCATCGCCTACGTCACGCTCAAGTCGGGGGAGCAGCCGTCCGACGAGCACGGCCAGCTGCTGCGCAAGCACGTGGCCGAGCGCATCGGTCCCATCGCCCGGCCCAAGACCATCATCTTCACCGAGGACCTGCCCAAGACCCGCAGCGGCAAGATCATGCGGCGCCTCCTGCGCGACGTGGCCGAGGGCCGGGACCTCGGAGACACCACGACCCTGGCGGACCCGGCGGTGGTCGAGGAGATCCGGCAGCGGGCGGCCACCGGGCCGACGGAGGAGTGAGCGACCGGCGCCTGCCGGACAACTGGCGCTGGAACACCTCGCCGGTGGCCGGACCGGCGGTGATCTTCGACATCGACGGGGTGCTCTCCGACGCCGCCAGCCGGCAGCACTACCTCGAGTCGGGCCGGCGGGACTGGGACGCCTTCTTCGACGCCTGCGGGGACGACCCCCTGATCGAGGAGGTGGCCATCCTCCTCAGCCTCCTCGAGCCCAAGCTCGCCATCATCCTGCTCACCGCCCGGCCCCTGCGGGTCCGGCCCCAGACCCTCGCCTGGCTCGAGCGCTACGGGTTGCGTTGGGACCTGTTGATCATGCGGGACCTGGGGGACTTCCGCTCGGCGCGCTCGTTCAAGCAGTTCACGATCGAGGAGCTGCGGGAGCGGGGCATCGAGCCCCGACTGGCCTTCGAGGACGACCGCCGCAACCTCGAGATGTTCCGGGCCGAGGGAGTGCCGTGCGTCTACATCCACAGCGGATACTACGAATGAGCCCGGAACGATTCCGGCTCCGGTAGCGTTGATCCTGACGAGATGAGCCGGAACACGATCAAGACCTACGTCCTTCTGGCCGCCCTCGGCGGCATTCTCGTCCTGGTCGGGGCCGCCATCGGCCGGGGATCGGGGGCGGTGATCGGGCTCCTGTTCGGGCTGCTGCTCACCGGGGGCTCCTACTGGTTCTCCGACAAGCTGGCCATTGCCGCCGCCCGGGCCAAGCCGGTGAGCGAGGCGGAGATGCCCGAGTACTACCGGGTCGTCCGGGAGCTCACCCAACGGGCCGAGATCCCCATGCCCAAGCTGTACGTGAGCCCCGACATGCAGCCCAACGCCTTCGCCACCGGGCGCAACCCCCATCACGCCGCCGTGGCCGTGACCCAGGGCATCCTCCAGGTCCTCGACTGGGAGGAGCTGCGCGGCGTCCTGGCCCACGAGCTGTCGCATGTGCGGAACCGGGACATTCTGATCGGCTCGGTCGCGGCGGCCATCGCCATGGCCATCACGTTCGTGTCCCGGATGATGTTCTGGTTCGCGCCGGGAGACGACCGCAACAACCCCCTCGGGATCTTCGCCGTCCTGGCCGAGTTGCTCCTCGCCCCGATAGCCGCCTTCCTGCTGCAGATGGCGCTCACCCGGAGCCGGGAGTACGAGGCCGACCGCTCCGGCGCCCGGTTGATCGGGGACGGTGAGCCTCTGGCCCGGGCCCTGGCCAAGATCGAGGCCGGCGTCCGGTCGGTCCCGATGAGGGTCCAGCCCGCCGAGGCCAGTCTGTTCATCATCAACCCGCTGTCGGGCCGGAACATGAGCTACCGGACGCTGTTCATGACCCACCCGCCGACCGCCGACCGGATCGCCCGGCTGCGGTCAGGCGAGTGGCGCCACGAGCTCTAGATCCCCCGAGAGAGCGCTAGTCGCGGAAGTTCGTGAACTGGAGCGGGATCCCGAAGTCCCCGGACTTGAGCGAGGCGATCACCGCCTGCAGGTCGTCCCGCTTCTTGCCGGTCACCCGGACCTGGTCCCCCTGCGTCTGCGACGAGACCCCCTTGAGACCGAGGTCCTTGATGGCCTTGTTGATCTTGCGGGCGTGATCGGATGAGATGCCCGCCGACAGGGTGACCTCCTGACGCATGGTGTTCTTGGCCGCCTCTTCCGGCTTGCCGTAGGACAGCGCCTTGAGGGAGACCTCCCGGCGCACCAGCTTCTCCTCGAGCACCTGGATCACCGCCTTCAGGCGGTCCTCGGTGGCGGAGCGGAGGGTGAGGGTGTTGCCCGCCAGCTCGATGCTGGAGCCGGTGTCCTTGAAGTCGAACCGGGTGGTCACCTCCCGGCTCGCCTGGTCCACGGCGTTGCGGACCTCCTGCTCGTCGACCTCGGATACCACGTCGAAGCTCGGCATGTGCAGACGCTATCCTCCCCGGTTCCTGGGTCGGTGCCCGAGTGGACAAAGGGAGCAGACTGTAAATCTGCCGGCGCAGCCTTCGGAGGTTCGAACCCTCCCCGGCCCACCACCGCGCTGACCTGGGCATTCGTGGCATCTGCCCTCGGGTGCCCGGGCAGTCGTACCACCCGTCGTTCAACGACGCGGGACGGTCAGTACCGCTGCACCGTCCAGCGCAACCACGCCACCTTGAGCCGGCGCGGTGCCGGGGCCGGGGCGCCGGTGATGTCCGGCAGGGCCTCGGTCCCCACATCCTCGACGGCCCGGCGGTGGTGATGCAGCAGTGAGTGCGTCTCGTCCGGGCTCAGCTTCTGGCGCGCGCCGAGCTTCAGGACGGCGCGCTGCTCGTTGACCACGACCGCGGCCCAGTCCGAGCCGCGCCGGACGCGGTGCACCGGCAACCGCCGCTGGCGATCCTGCAGCGCGGCCCACGCGTCGGCGGGAAGATCCTCGATGCTCAGCGCGGACCGGTCGGCGCTCCCCGCCGGTGGCAGGGGGTCAAGGGTCACGGTGCCGTACTCGTCGGGAAGGCCGAGCAGGCGCAGGGCCGCCTGGCGGAGGCGGTCGGAGTCGGGCCCCATCCGGGCCAACGCCGCCACCACCGACGGGCTGTGCTGGTCCACGAGCACGACCAGCAGGTCCTCCGGCCCGGCCCGGGTCCCCCGCTTGGCCGCCCAGGCCCCGGCGCTCGAGACGGCCTGGCGGGACATCGAGTCGAAATGGATGACCGGTCCGGGGGGCGGCTCGGCCCGGGCCCGCCCCTTCGGGGCCGCCGGGGCGTGGGCCACCGCCGCCATCTCGCCGAGGGGCCCCGACACCTCGAGGACGGCCGCCAGCAGGTGGGCCGGGCCCACCGCTCCCGAGCGGGCCAGCTCCCCGGCGCGCTCGATGGCGGCCACCCCCCGCTCGGAGAACTGTTGGTACGGCACGCGGTCAGCCTCCCATCCTTGCCTCACCCCTGATCCTCACAGGAGGCTCCCAGGCAGCCGGGGGCGGGCGCTCAGGCCCGGGACCGACAATGGGGAGGTGGCAGATGTGGTTGGCACGAGCTGCGCCTCCTGCTCCTGTCGTACCCGGACGTCATGGCGGCCCTGGTGGCCCTGGCGTTGATCGTGGCGGCGGGGATCACGTCCATGCGCTGGGCCCGGGCGCGCGAGCGCTACGAGACCTGGTGGTCGATCCACCTGTACCTCTACCTGGCGCTGGCGCTCTCCCTGGCCCACCAGATCGCCAACGGCCAGTCCTTCGTCGGCCATCCGGTGACCATCGGCTTCTGGAGCGCGCTGTGGGCGGCCACGGCCGGCACCGTCCTCGCCTTCCGCTTCCTCCTTCCGATCGGGCGCAGCCTCTTCCACCGCCTGCGCGTGGTCTCGGTCCGCGAGGAGGCGCCCGGCGTCGTCTCGATCGTCTGCGCCGGGCGTCACCTCGACCGCCTGGCGTTCTCGGGTGGCCAGTTCTTCCGTTGGCGTTTCCTCCGGTCGGGACTTTGGTGGCAGGCCCATCCGTACTCGCTGTCCGCCCTGCCCCGCCCGCCCTACATCCGGGTGACGGTCAAGGGGCTGGGGGACCAGTCGGCCGCCGTGGCCCGGATCCCGCCCGGCACCCGCGTGTGGATCGAGGGACCGTACGGCGCCTTCACCCACCACGCCCGGCGCACCGACAAGGTGCTGCTCATCGGCCCCGGCGTCGGTGTCACGCCCCTCCGGGCCATCCTCGAGGAGCTCCCCCCTCAAGTCGACGTCACCGTCGTCCTGCGCTCGTCGACACCCGAGCAGGCGGTGCTGGCGGGTGAGATGCAGGCCCTGGTGACGGCGCGCCGCGGCCGCATGGTGAGCGTCACCGGGTCCCGCCAGCAGGTGGCCGTCGACCGCCAGACGCTCCTGGGACCGTGCCCGACGTGGCCGAGCGGGACGTGTACGTGTGCGGTCCGGACGGATTCGCCGACCTGGTGGTGGCCGCCGCCGGCCGGGCCGGCGTGCCCCGCTCGCGCATCCACCGGGAGGTGTTCGCCTTCTGATGAGACGCGGCCCGATCGTCGTCGCCGCCACCGGAGCGGGGCTGGCCGCCCTGCTCAGCTTCCACACCACGTCCCTGTCGGGACCGACCGGGCCCCTCGTGTCGGCGACGGGGCCGGGCACAACCGGCTCCGGGACCGCCGGCCCACCGGACACGGCGCCAACCACTGCGCCCACCACTGCGTCGACCACCGCCCCCACCACGACCACCCAGGCGGCGCGCCGGGCCAACGGTGACGACGTCGAGTACCGGTACGGGCAGCTCGAGCTGCAGGTGACGGTCGAGGCGGGCGGGATCAGCGACATCGAGCCGGCGGTCGACGAGGCGACCGACCCGCGCTCGGCCCAGATCAACGACCAGGCCATCCCCTACCTGCGGGACCAGGCGCTGCAGGCCCAGAGCGCCCACCTCGACGGCGTCTCGGGCCCGACCTATACGAGCGACGCCTATGCGCAGTCCCTGCAGGCGGCCCTGGACAAGCTGGGCTGGAACAAGTGAGCCCGGCGCGCCGAGGGGTGGTCAAGCGCCAGGTCGCGGTGATGGGCACCGTCGTCTCGTTCGACGTGCGGCCGGGCGCGGCCCCGGCTGCGGCGGTGCACGTGGCGCTGGCCCGGGCCGTCGCCTCGCTGCACCGCGTCGACCACGTGCTCAGCACGTCGAAGCCGGACAGCCCCCTAAGCCGGCTGCGCCGGGGGGAGATCGGTCCCGAGGACGCCCCGCCCGAAGTGGCCGCCGTGCTCGAGCTGTGCGCCCGGGCCCGGACCGCCTCGGGCGGCTGGTTCGATCCGTGGGCCGCCCCGGGCGGCGTGGACCCGACCGGGTTGGTCAAGGGATGGGCCGCCGGGCGGGCCCTCGACCACCTGCGGCGCACGCCCGGCCTGGCCGGGGCCATGGTCAACGCCGGCGGGGACGTGGCGTGCTGGGGCCGTCCCGCCGCCGGCCGGGCCTGGCGCATCGGGGTGCGCAGCCCCGACGACGCCGGGGTCGTGCTGGCCGTGGTGGAGGGCGTGGCGGCGGTGGCCACCTCCGGCACCTACGAGCGGGGCCCGCACCTGTTCCGCCCGGACCGGCCACTCGCGCCCGCCGGCGGCGTACCTGTGGTCTCCGCCACCGTCACCGGTCCCGAGCTGTGGATGGCCGACGCCCTGGCGACCGGGCTGGCCGCCGGCGGGACCGCCGGGCTGGACGCGGTCGAGACGCTCGAGGGCTACGAGGCGCTCGTCGTGGACGCATCGGGGCAGACGAGGGCCACCAGGGGGAGTCCGGCCGAGGTGGTGGCGGCGCCTGCCGCGTAGGCTCTGGCCATGCCGACGGATCGCCGACCCCTCCAGTACCCCACGTTCGACAGCACCGACGAGGAGCGCCGGCACCGCAAGCAGCGCCTGGCGGCGTCGTTCCGCCTGTTCGGGCAGTTCGGGTTCGACGAGGGTGTGGCCGGCCACATCACCGCCCGCGATCCCGAGCGGGTCGACCACTTCTGGGTCAACCCCTTCGGGATGAGCTTCCGGCAGATCCGGGTGAAGGACCTGATCCTGGTCAACGACCGGGGGGACGTCGTCGAGGGGGACTGGCCGGTGAACGCGGCCGCCTTCGCCATCCACTCCCAGGTGCACGCCGCCCGCCCCGACGTCATCGCCGCCGCCCACGCCCACTCGCTGCACGGCAAGGCGTGGTCGTCCCTGCGCCGGCCCCTCGATCCGCTCACCCAGGACGCCTGCGCCTTCTACGGGGACCACGCCGTGTTCGACGACTACACCGGCGTCGTGCTCGATCTCGAGGAGGGCAAGCGGATCGCCCACGCCCTGGGCGGGAACAAGGCCGTCATCCTCTCCAACCACGGCCTTCTGACCGTCGGCCAGACCTCGGTGGACGAGGCGGCGTGGTGGTTCATCACCATGGAGCGCACGTGCCAGGCCCAGCTCCTCGCCGAGGCGGCGGGCAAGCCGGTGCTGATCGACGCCGATCAGGCGGCCAAGACGAAGCTCCAGGTGGGTGAGCCCCTGGGCGGGTGGGTGTCGTTCCAGCCCCTGTACGACTGGATCGTGTCGATCCAGCCCGACCTGCTCGACGAGTAGAACCCGCTCTCCGGTCTTGTCACCCATGCGATTCGGGCTCGACGTCGCCCAGCAGCGGATGCCGTGGGACGAGGTGGTCAGCCGGGTCCGCTTCGCCGAGGATCTCGGATTCGACGGCGCCTGGGGCTTCGACCACTTCCAGCCGATGTACGGGGAGGGGCCGGGGGAGACCTTCGAGGGCATGACGACCCTGGCCGCCCTGGCGGGGGCGACCACACGGATCCGTCTCGGCCTGCTGGTCACCGGAGTCACCTACCGCCATCCGTCGGTCCTCGCCTCCCAGGCCCTGACCATCGACCACGCCTCGCACGGCCGCCTCGAGCTCTCCCTCGGCGCCGCCTGGTTCGACCAGGAGCACACCGAGCTCGGGATCGACTTCCCCCCGACCAGCGTGCGGTTCGACCTCCTCGAGGACGCCCTGGAGATCGTGACGCGCCTGTTCACCGGGGACACGGTGTCCTACGAGGGCCGGGTCGTCTCGCTCCGGGCCGCCCGGCTGGGACCGCTGCCGGTCCAGCGGCCCCACCCGCCCATCTGGATCGGGGGGAACGGGCCCCGGCGGACGCTGCCCCTGGTGGCCCGCTTTGCCGACGTCTGGCACGCGTGGGGGACCCCGAACGGGCTGCAGGAGCTGAACGGGCGGCTGGATCGCCTGGCCGAGGAGGCGGGCCGGGACCCGTCCTCGATCATGCGGGCCGGCTCGCTGTCGCTCGACGACCTCGACACCGCCCGGAAGCACGCCGCCAAGTGGCGCGACGCCGGCTACGGCTACCTCGTCTGCGGCTGGCCCGACGCCGGCCGGGCCCAGGTCGAGCGGTTCGCCCGCGAGGTCCTGCCCGAGCTGTCCGGCTGACCGGCGGCCGGGGTCACCGCCCTCCGGCGCCCCCGGGATCGAGGCTCATCGTCATGAACGTGTTGTACGGGCTGTCGGCGTAGTCGGCAAACGGCCCGCACGGCTCGAAGCCCATGTTGCCGTAGAGCGTCCGGGCAGCGACGAAGTCCTCGGTCGTTCCCGTCTCCAGGCTCACCCGGCGGTAGCCGGCCCCCCGGGCGAAGCTCAAGATGTGCTCGACCATCGCCCTGCCCACCCCCTGGCCGCGCCGGGTCTGGCGGGTGTGCATCGACTTGAGCTCGGCGTGATCGCCGTCCAGGCGCTTCAACGCCGCCACCCCGACCAGCCATCCCGCCGACCGGGCGCCGAAGAAGGTCACGTCCGGCTGGGCCAGCTGGTCCACGTCCAGGGCAAAGGAGTACTCCGTCGGAGTCACCTCCCGGGCGAAGGCCCGGTGGGCGGCCAGGAGCTCACGGACGTCGGCGGCCCGCGGGTCGTCGACGGCTATGTCGAGGTCCACGGGAGCAGTCTGGCCGAGTCCCGCCCTTCCGGGATGACCGCAGCGTCGCCACATATGATCGGCGCCCAGGTGACGCCTGGATGACTCCCTACATCGTCGGCGGGCTGGTGCTCGGTGGGGTCTACGCCATCTCCGCCGTCGGCCTCGTCATGACCTACGTGTCGTCGAAGGTGCTGAACTTCGCCCACGGCGCCATCGCCTTCTTCGTGGCCATGGCCTTCTACCAGTTCCACACCCGGTGGAGCTGGCCCCTACCCCTGGCCGCGGTGGTGGCCGTCGTCGTGCTGGCGCCGGCCCTCGGCCTGGTGCTCTGGCTGATTCTGGCCCGCAACCTGGCCCAGGCGAGCTCGGTGGTCATGCTCGTGACGACGATCGGCCTCTACGTGGCGTTCACCCCGCTCACCTTCCTGGTCTTCGGCAACCAGCCTGTGTTCGAGCCGCCGGGCCTGGCCGGCTCGAACGTGAGGGTGTTCCACCCCCTGGGCGTAGCCATCAACGAGAACCAGCTGATCGTCCTGCTCGGCACCATCGCCATCGGGGCCGGCCTGGTGGTGCTCCTGCGGCTCACCACCGCCGGGCTCATGATCCGGGCCGTCGTCGATTCGCCCGGTCTGAGCAGCTTGGCCGGCACCGACCCCCGGATCGTGGGAGCGGCGTCGTGGGCGCTCGGATGCATGCTGGCCGGGTTCTCCGGAGTGCTCCTCACCCCGCTCCTGGGGCTGCAACCGGCGGCGTTCACCCTGCTGGTCGTGGCGTCGCTGTCGGCCGTGGTGGCGGCCAGGCTGGTCAGCCTGCCGCTCGCCTTCGGGGGCGCCCTCCTCCTCGGGATCGTCCAGGAGCTGTCGGTGAAGTACGCGCCGTCGAGCGGGGTCCTCTCGGCCGGGCTCAGGCCCAGCCTCCCCTTCGCCCTGATGATCGTGTTCCTCCTGGCCTACGGGCTGCGGGGCCGGGGTCAGGCGATGGCGGTGCGGCGGGCCGTGACGCGTGCGGTGGTGGAGGTGGACGAGGCCCGCACCGCCGCCTGGGTGCGCCCGGTGGGATTCGGGGCCATCGTGGCGCTGGTCGTGCTGGCGAGCCTCGTGTTGCCGCAGTACTGGGTCGGGATCGTCGGCTCGGGTGTGTGCCTCGGCATCGCCCTCCTGTCGTACTCGGTCGTCACCGGGCAGGCCGGCGTGATCTCGCTCTGCCAGATCTCCTTTGCCGGGGTGGGCGCCATCACCACCGCCCAGCTGGCCAACAACGACCACTGGCCGGCGCTGATCGCCCTGGTCGTCGGAGGCCTGGTGGCCGTGCCGGTCGCGCTCGTGGTGGCCATGCTGGCGGTGCGGCTGGGAGACCTGTTCGTGGCCCTGGCCACCCTGGGCTTCGCCCTCCTCATGGACAACCTCGTGTTCCCGGTCAACCACTTCGACCAGGACGGAGCCGGGATGTCCGTCGATCGGCCGTCGCTCGGCCCCCTCCACTTCCTCGGGGACCGGTCGTTCCTCTACCTCGGCCTGGCCGTGTTCCTCCTGTTGGCGCTGCTCGTGCGCAACCTGCGCCGCTCGGGCACCGGGATGACGCTCGTGGCCATCCGCTCCAGCGAGACGGGGGTGGCCACGCTCGGCCTGTCGGTGGTGCGGGCCAAGCTGGTGGCCTTCGGGGTCAGCGGGTTCATCGCCGGCGTCGGCGGCGGCATGCTGGCGTTCTACGACCTGCGGGCCCGGCCCGCCCAGTTCGACACCCTCGACGGGATCATCTGGCTGGCGGTGGTGGTGACCCTGGGCGTGCGCACGAGCGTCGGTCCCCTCCTGGCGGGGATCCTCTACGCGGTGATCCCCGAGCTCATCGGGACGTGGAGCCTGCCCGAATGGGTGGGCCAGCTGCCCCCGCTCCTCTTCGGGCTCGGAGCGATCGGACTCGCCCGCGAGCCCCGCGGCGTGGTGGCCCAGACCTCCGACCAGTGGGTCCGGCTGGCCCAGCGGCTGCGGGCCGGGCCGCCCCCTCAGCAGGCCTCGGAGGCCGCCGTCTCGCTCAGGTAACGGGCCAGGACGTCGGCGCCGGCCTCCGAGCTCGGCCCGTGCCAGATGACCCGGCCCCGGCGCAGGATCAGGGCCCGGTCGGAGAACTGCAGGGCCCGGTGCACGAACTGCTCGATCAGCAGAACGGTCACGCCCTGCCGGCGGGCCTCGTCCAGGGTGGAGAAGATCGACTGCACGAGCCGGGGCGCCAGTCCGAGCGAAAGCTCGTCCGCGATCAGCAGCCGCGGAGGAGCGGCCAGCACCGGGGCCAGCGCCAGCATCTGCTGCTCCCCGCCCGACAGCGTCCCCGCCACCTGGCGCCGGCGGTCCCCCAGCACCGGCAGGGCCTCGTAGGCGCGGGCCACCGCCTCCCGCCGCTCCCGCGGGGAGCCGACCCGACGCAGGCGCATCCTGAGGTTGTCGGCCACCGATAGGCTGGGGAACACGCCCCGGCCCTCGGGGATGTGGGCCACGCCCAGGCGCCCGATCCGGTGGGCGCTCCAGGTCGTCACATCCTGGTCCCGCACCCGGACCGTCCCGCCGATCGGGCGGACCAGGCCGGACAGGGCCCCGGCCAGGGAGCTCTTGCCGGCTCCGTTGGGGCCGAGGATCGCCACGGCCTCGCCGGGGGCGACGTCGAGGTCCACCCCGAACAGGGCCTGGGCCCCGCCGTAGGAGACGCGCAGGTCCTGGGCCGATACCAGGGGCTCGACCCCGGTCCCGGTCAGAGGAGGACCTCGTCGCCGATGTAGGCCGCCCGCACCCTCGGATCCTCCCTGATCATGGCGGGGGGCCCGCTGGCGATCATCTCCCCGAAGTCCAACACGTCGACCCGGTCGCACATCCCGAGCACCAGGTCGAGGTCGTGCTCCACGAGCACGAGGGCCACCCCGCGCTGCTCGCGCGCCGACCGCAGGGTGGCCGCCAGCTGCTCGGTCTCGTGGACGTCGAGTCCCGACGAGGGCTCGTCGAGCAGGATCACCGCCGGGTCGGTGGCCAGGGCCCGACCCACCTCCACCAGCCGGCCCGTCCCGAGGGGGATGCTCCCGGCCCGACGGTCGGCCACGTCGCGCAGCCCGAGGACCCCCAGGAGATCCTCGACCTCGGCCGGCGTCGCCCGGGGGCCCCGCCCCAGCAGGTCCCGCCACAGCCGGGGCCGGGAGCGACGGGCGTGGTGGGCCAGGACGAGGTGCTCGCGGACGGTGAGATCGGAGAACAGCTCGGTCCGCTGGAAGGTGCGGGCCAGCCCGGCCCGGGCCCGCAGCTGGGGGCTGTCGCGGCTGACGTCCCGGTCCTGAAGCAGGACCGAGCCGGAGTCGGGGACGAGGATGCCCGACAGGACGCCGAACAGCGTGGTCTTGCCCGCACCGTTCGGCCCGACCAGCCCGACGATGGCGCGGGGGGGCACGGCCAGGCTGACCCCGTTGAGGGCCTTGAGACCCCCGAAGCGGACCGTGACCTCCCGGGCCTCGAGGATCAACTGGTGGGCTTGCCGCAGTACGGCTGGGGGCTGACCGGCACGAAGGCCTTACCCTCGGCCTGCACGAACCAGTTGCACAACCCCGAGTGGCCGAGGGACTTCGACTCGTCGATCGGGTTGACGAACCCACCGGCATCATAGGTGGTCTGGCGCAGCTTCTGGATGAAGCCGGAGCGGGTGGGACAGGAGCCGGCCGCCTCCAGTCCCTTGATGAACAGGTCGGCCGACAGCCAGGAGTACGCCGACACCTCCGAGATGGGGACCTTGGGCGCGTACTGGGCCATGGCCGACTTGAAGGTCTGGAATGCCGGTCGATTCAGCTCGAAGGGAGCGAACTGCACCAGGAAGTAGTCCCCGGCCACCAGGGGGCCGACGGCGCTGATCAGGCGCTGGTCGTAGCCGGTGGTCAACAGGATCACCGGGTGCAGGCCGGCCTGCTGGATGGCCCGCACCAGGGCCAGGTTGGTGGTCGGATCGAGCTCGGTCACGACGCCGTTGGTGCCCGCCGAACGCATCCGGGCCACGTCGGCGGTGAAGTCGCTCTGACCGAAGTTGATGCTGTTGGTCTGGTAGCCCACCTTCATCCCGATGGCCTTGGCGGCGGACGCCGTCCCCTGGCTCACCGAGATCGAGCCCGGATCGGTCCCGCCGAACAGGGCCAGGTTGGTTACCCCCTTGGTCTTGAGGAACCCGACGATGCTGGTGTTGGGGCTCTTGGCCGGGTTGGCGTCGATGCTCCCGGTGGCACCGAAGAAGTTGTTGTCCAGGGCGTAGGGATCCGATGCAGTGGCCCATCCGGTCACGGGGACCCCGCTCTGCTTGAGGTAGGTCCCGGACCCGCCCGGCTCGATGCTCATC
This DNA window, taken from Acidimicrobiales bacterium, encodes the following:
- a CDS encoding ABC transporter permease, with protein sequence MTPYIVGGLVLGGVYAISAVGLVMTYVSSKVLNFAHGAIAFFVAMAFYQFHTRWSWPLPLAAVVAVVVLAPALGLVLWLILARNLAQASSVVMLVTTIGLYVAFTPLTFLVFGNQPVFEPPGLAGSNVRVFHPLGVAINENQLIVLLGTIAIGAGLVVLLRLTTAGLMIRAVVDSPGLSSLAGTDPRIVGAASWALGCMLAGFSGVLLTPLLGLQPAAFTLLVVASLSAVVAARLVSLPLAFGGALLLGIVQELSVKYAPSSGVLSAGLRPSLPFALMIVFLLAYGLRGRGQAMAVRRAVTRAVVEVDEARTAAWVRPVGFGAIVALVVLASLVLPQYWVGIVGSGVCLGIALLSYSVVTGQAGVISLCQISFAGVGAITTAQLANNDHWPALIALVVGGLVAVPVALVVAMLAVRLGDLFVALATLGFALLMDNLVFPVNHFDQDGAGMSVDRPSLGPLHFLGDRSFLYLGLAVFLLLALLVRNLRRSGTGMTLVAIRSSETGVATLGLSVVRAKLVAFGVSGFIAGVGGGMLAFYDLRARPAQFDTLDGIIWLAVVVTLGVRTSVGPLLAGILYAVIPELIGTWSLPEWVGQLPPLLFGLGAIGLAREPRGVVAQTSDQWVRLAQRLRAGPPPQQASEAAVSLR
- a CDS encoding ABC transporter ATP-binding protein; translated protein: MDLDVAPGEAVAILGPNGAGKSSLAGALSGLVRPIGGTVRVRDQDVTTWSAHRIGRLGVAHIPEGRGVFPSLSVADNLRMRLRRVGSPRERREAVARAYEALPVLGDRRRQVAGTLSGGEQQMLALAPVLAAPPRLLIADELSLGLAPRLVQSIFSTLDEARRQGVTVLLIEQFVHRALQFSDRALILRRGRVIWHGPSSEAGADVLARYLSETAASEAC
- a CDS encoding GNAT family N-acetyltransferase is translated as MDLDIAVDDPRAADVRELLAAHRAFAREVTPTEYSFALDVDQLAQPDVTFFGARSAGWLVGVAALKRLDGDHAELKSMHTRQTRRGQGVGRAMVEHILSFARGAGYRRVSLETGTTEDFVAARTLYGNMGFEPCGPFADYADSPYNTFMTMSLDPGGAGGR
- a CDS encoding ABC transporter ATP-binding protein encodes the protein MILEAREVTVRFGGLKALNGVSLAVPPRAIVGLVGPNGAGKTTLFGVLSGILVPDSGSVLLQDRDVSRDSPQLRARAGLARTFQRTELFSDLTVREHLVLAHHARRSRPRLWRDLLGRGPRATPAEVEDLLGVLGLRDVADRRAGSIPLGTGRLVEVGRALATDPAVILLDEPSSGLDVHETEQLAATLRSAREQRGVALVLVEHDLDLVLGMCDRVDVLDFGEMIASGPPAMIREDPRVRAAYIGDEVLL
- a CDS encoding ABC transporter substrate-binding protein; the protein is MRRGRLLAVVFAMALAAAACGSSGSTKASSSGSGGTSGAGGASCSGPGISDGTITVGVIQQTTGNPTVVLDFQYAVTTVQARFNLQNNQGGVHGLKLTAVAADDGGTTTGNLAAARHLVEQDHAFGIVEMSIEPGGSGTYLKQSGVPVTGWATASDPYALDNNFFGATGSIDANPAKSPNTSIVGFLKTKGVTNLALFGGTDPGSISVSQGTASAAKAIGMKVGYQTNSINFGQSDFTADVARMRSAGTNGVVTELDPTTNLALVRAIQQAGLHPVILLTTGYDQRLISAVGPLVAGDYFLVQFAPFELNRPAFQTFKSAMAQYAPKVPISEVSAYSWLSADLFIKGLEAAGSCPTRSGFIQKLRQTTYDAGGFVNPIDESKSLGHSGLCNWFVQAEGKAFVPVSPQPYCGKPTS